One genomic region from Methanobrevibacter sp. encodes:
- a CDS encoding DEAD/DEAH box helicase, whose translation MEKWFENIVKNHYNSSLGFRWQKYVVFNLNFEEDMVTAEVSTGEDIHNLTVTFRQFSVHEKDRLLAVAKKPEIRIDLINGIVPDALFNCGVDIFPSSGIDLIVDCSCWSTGFLCNEAMAVLKRLEEVFKYNPFLIFSLRGLNLNNITPFPVKDFEDIFSNTYNTSLTFLLDRYLRDEIENLLDAMNEWIDRYDFKAYSGKINLPLNVNSAYQITNNKFKNAGDFISALKSTKSPLLDYAFDLIKNHELVPEIFRADDKHVFTRWIPSDKINVNVLEEIVVVDGKSISKTDQIIVFVSLIAGDLLELILNHKVRNDVSELLIGSSLIDCERKKILIRDISRNLSLFTIPYDYKIHITDSDDNFILEFETDDDADRLIYTYHIRKLFNYFKLYWTLSEPLKLDFSQYMKYLKRIEGHLKDLNVEAEKSFNFYEGSFKIKLTLDENDFLTMDNLKSSSWMVDLGNCMITTGEFQKLKINDSGIVKINDDYYKMDPVKFRSLQSDTLFLPNNFESYELLQIALLGRYRNLKFDVGDQFKELLDFKGKLPEPEGLKGNLRPYQIVGYSWLVQNIKSGFGSILADDMGLGKTVQVLAAILYLKQNDLLDRQVLVVAPTTLLANWETEINKFTDLTYSIYHGDERTIKRNVDLILTSYGMLRSDESKFKRKSWFLCVIDEAQNIKNPNTKQTRAVKAIKADHRIALTGTPIENRLLDYWSIFDFTNKGYLSNISKFKKDYVLPVAKHPQSKVLDNLKTITKPFILRRLKTDRNIIDDLPEKNVNDVYCQLTKKQSEIYDELVKTGLSSLKWEEGIKRKGNILKLITSLKQVCNHPVQYIKKGKINLNDSAKLELLADIVENILDVGEKTIIFTQYVEMGKILEEVLLKKFKTEVLFLHGSLNRKKREKIIDNFLNDRSYPILIATLKTGGVGLNLTSAQNVIHYDLWWNPAVENQATDRAYRIGQEKDVMVYRFITKGTLEEKIDMILKSKLDLADRTIESNETFITELSDDELKEMLELRL comes from the coding sequence ATGGAGAAGTGGTTTGAAAATATTGTTAAAAATCATTACAATTCATCTTTGGGATTCAGATGGCAGAAATATGTGGTTTTTAATTTAAATTTTGAAGAGGACATGGTTACAGCTGAAGTCAGTACTGGTGAGGATATTCACAATCTCACCGTTACATTTCGCCAGTTCAGCGTTCATGAAAAAGACAGACTTTTGGCCGTTGCAAAAAAACCCGAAATCCGCATTGATTTGATAAACGGAATTGTTCCTGACGCTTTATTTAACTGCGGTGTGGACATTTTCCCCTCATCAGGCATCGATTTGATTGTTGACTGCTCATGTTGGAGCACCGGATTTTTGTGCAATGAGGCAATGGCCGTTTTAAAAAGACTTGAAGAGGTTTTCAAATACAACCCGTTTCTGATATTTTCCCTAAGGGGCCTGAATTTAAACAACATCACTCCGTTTCCCGTCAAGGACTTTGAGGATATATTCTCCAATACTTATAATACCAGTCTCACATTCCTTTTGGACCGTTACCTGAGAGATGAAATTGAAAATCTTCTTGACGCTATGAACGAATGGATTGACAGGTATGATTTTAAAGCATACTCCGGAAAGATTAACCTGCCTTTGAATGTTAACTCCGCTTATCAAATCACAAACAATAAATTCAAAAATGCAGGGGATTTCATTTCAGCTTTAAAATCAACCAAAAGCCCCCTTTTGGATTATGCATTTGATTTGATAAAAAATCATGAGCTCGTTCCTGAAATATTCAGGGCAGACGATAAACACGTTTTCACACGCTGGATTCCATCAGACAAAATTAATGTGAATGTTTTGGAGGAAATTGTAGTTGTCGATGGCAAAAGCATTTCAAAAACCGACCAGATTATTGTTTTTGTAAGCCTGATTGCTGGTGATCTTTTAGAGTTGATTTTAAATCATAAAGTCCGAAATGATGTTTCTGAGCTTCTCATCGGCTCATCACTAATCGATTGCGAGCGCAAAAAAATACTCATAAGAGATATTTCAAGAAACCTTTCACTTTTCACCATTCCCTATGACTATAAAATCCACATCACAGATTCGGATGATAATTTTATCCTTGAATTTGAAACCGATGATGATGCTGACCGCTTAATATACACATATCACATCCGAAAGCTCTTCAATTATTTCAAGCTTTACTGGACATTAAGCGAACCCCTAAAACTTGATTTCAGCCAATACATGAAATACCTCAAAAGGATTGAAGGCCATCTGAAGGACTTGAATGTTGAAGCTGAAAAGTCATTCAACTTTTATGAGGGAAGCTTTAAAATAAAACTGACACTTGATGAGAATGACTTTTTAACCATGGATAACCTTAAAAGTTCCAGTTGGATGGTTGACCTTGGAAACTGCATGATTACAACTGGTGAATTTCAAAAACTCAAAATCAATGACTCCGGAATTGTTAAAATCAATGATGATTACTATAAAATGGATCCGGTGAAATTCAGATCACTTCAAAGCGACACTTTGTTTTTACCGAATAATTTTGAAAGCTACGAGCTTCTCCAGATTGCTCTTCTTGGACGTTACCGCAATCTCAAATTCGATGTGGGTGATCAGTTCAAGGAACTTCTTGACTTTAAGGGCAAACTTCCAGAGCCTGAAGGATTGAAGGGAAATTTAAGACCTTATCAGATTGTCGGATATTCATGGCTTGTTCAAAACATCAAATCAGGTTTCGGATCAATCCTTGCAGATGACATGGGTCTTGGAAAAACCGTTCAGGTACTTGCAGCAATACTGTATCTTAAGCAAAACGATCTGCTGGACAGGCAGGTGCTTGTTGTTGCACCGACCACTCTTCTTGCAAACTGGGAAACAGAAATCAATAAATTCACAGACCTCACCTACAGCATATATCACGGCGATGAGAGAACAATCAAAAGAAACGTTGATTTGATTTTAACATCCTACGGAATGCTTAGATCAGATGAATCAAAATTTAAACGTAAATCATGGTTTTTATGTGTTATCGATGAGGCTCAAAATATTAAAAATCCGAATACCAAACAGACACGTGCAGTCAAAGCCATTAAAGCCGACCACAGGATAGCGCTGACAGGAACACCGATTGAAAACCGTCTTCTTGATTACTGGTCAATATTTGACTTTACAAACAAGGGCTATCTCTCCAACATAAGCAAATTCAAAAAGGATTATGTCCTGCCTGTAGCTAAACACCCTCAAAGCAAAGTATTGGATAATCTTAAAACAATAACAAAGCCTTTTATCCTAAGAAGGCTTAAAACCGACAGAAACATAATCGATGATTTGCCTGAAAAAAACGTCAACGACGTATACTGTCAGCTGACAAAAAAGCAGTCCGAAATATATGATGAACTGGTAAAAACCGGTTTAAGCAGCCTTAAGTGGGAAGAGGGCATTAAACGTAAGGGAAATATTTTAAAGCTGATAACTTCACTCAAGCAGGTCTGCAATCATCCCGTACAGTACATTAAAAAAGGTAAAATCAATTTAAATGATTCGGCCAAACTCGAGCTTCTGGCCGATATTGTTGAAAACATACTTGATGTTGGTGAAAAGACAATAATATTCACCCAATATGTTGAGATGGGAAAAATCCTTGAGGAAGTTCTGCTAAAAAAGTTTAAAACAGAAGTGCTTTTTCTTCACGGTTCCCTAAACCGAAAGAAACGTGAAAAAATCATAGACAATTTCCTGAATGACCGGTCATATCCGATACTTATAGCAACACTTAAAACAGGCGGTGTGGGACTGAACCTTACAAGTGCCCAGAACGTTATCCATTATGATTTGTGGTGGAATCCGGCAGTTGAAAACCAGGCAACAGACCGTGCCTACAGAATAGGCCAGGAAAAGGACGTTATGGTTTACAGATTCATCACCAAGGGAACACTTGAAGAGAAAATCGACATGATACTTAAAAGCAAACTCGATTTGGCGGACAGAACCATTGAAAGCAATGAAACATTCATTACCGAGCTTAGTGATGATGAGCTGAAAGAAATGCTTGAGTTAAGATTATAA